From Methanocella paludicola SANAE, a single genomic window includes:
- the psmA gene encoding archaeal proteasome endopeptidase complex subunit alpha, producing MQQMTPQMMGYDRAITVFSPDGRLFQVHYAQEAVRRGATVMGLKSKDGIAMIVDKRISTKLLEAESIEKIFKIDDHIGAVASGLVADGRALVDKARVEAQVNHITYGEPISIEILAKKISDHIQTFTQYGGVRPYGSALLIAGIDETGQRLFETDPSGALYEYKAVSIGANRNTVMEMLENRFNTGMSLDEVILLGIEALYKSMESKGEMPTIEIGVIDAATRKFRKLSEAEVKDYVERAGVTKPGAEPAKRSSEE from the coding sequence ATGCAGCAGATGACACCCCAGATGATGGGTTACGACCGGGCCATCACCGTATTCAGCCCGGATGGAAGGCTTTTCCAGGTCCACTATGCCCAGGAAGCCGTGCGCCGCGGCGCAACCGTCATGGGCCTCAAGTCTAAGGACGGCATCGCGATGATCGTCGATAAGCGGATCTCGACCAAGCTGCTCGAGGCCGAGTCCATCGAGAAGATCTTCAAGATCGACGACCACATCGGGGCCGTGGCTTCGGGCTTAGTCGCCGACGGGAGGGCTTTAGTCGATAAGGCGCGAGTCGAGGCCCAGGTCAACCATATCACGTACGGCGAGCCCATCAGCATTGAGATCCTGGCTAAAAAGATTTCCGATCACATACAGACGTTCACCCAGTACGGCGGCGTCAGGCCGTATGGCAGTGCCCTTTTAATTGCGGGCATCGACGAGACCGGCCAGCGGCTCTTCGAGACCGACCCTTCGGGCGCCCTCTACGAGTACAAGGCCGTGTCCATAGGCGCGAACCGCAACACGGTCATGGAGATGCTGGAGAACCGCTTCAACACGGGCATGAGCCTGGACGAAGTGATCCTCCTGGGCATCGAGGCGCTCTACAAGTCCATGGAATCCAAGGGCGAGATGCCGACCATCGAGATCGGCGTCATCGACGCGGCCACGAGGAAGTTCCGCAAGCTGAGCGAGGCCGAGGTAAAGGATTACGTCGAGAGGGCCGGAGTAACGAAGCCCGGCGCGGAGCCCGCTAAGAGGAGCAGCGAAGAGTAG
- a CDS encoding ATP-binding cassette domain-containing protein, giving the protein MAHIIETRDLTRKFGSLTAVDNISFDVESGEIFGLLGPNGAGKSTTISMLCTILRPTSGTATVNGFDVVKQPSQVRKSIGIVFQDPSIDDKLTGRENLAMHGDLYGVPRSEMGKRIDEVLKLVELEDRQHDFMSTYSSGMRRRLEIARSLIHYPKVLFLDEPTIGLDPQSRDHIWSYIRELIKKENITIILTTHYMEEADKLCGRIAIVDHGKIVALDTPKKLKEELGGETITLKTRNNVLFLEKVKEAGIARSAVIAGEEVKLTVENAHTLLPRVINIAAEHKVYIESISVQEPQLDDVFLHYTGRALRDSKGKEMSAMMRMRRRP; this is encoded by the coding sequence ATGGCTCATATCATTGAAACGCGGGACCTGACCAGAAAGTTCGGCAGCCTGACCGCAGTAGACAACATCTCATTCGACGTCGAGAGTGGCGAGATATTCGGCCTGCTGGGCCCGAATGGGGCGGGCAAGAGCACCACCATCTCCATGCTCTGCACCATCCTGAGGCCGACCTCGGGCACGGCCACCGTCAACGGCTTCGACGTGGTCAAGCAGCCATCGCAGGTCCGCAAGTCCATCGGCATCGTGTTCCAGGACCCGAGCATCGACGATAAGCTCACCGGCCGGGAGAACCTGGCGATGCACGGAGACCTGTATGGCGTCCCCCGGTCAGAGATGGGCAAACGCATCGACGAAGTTTTAAAGCTGGTCGAGCTGGAGGACCGGCAGCACGACTTCATGAGCACCTACTCCAGCGGCATGCGCCGCAGGCTTGAGATCGCCCGCAGCCTCATCCACTATCCTAAAGTCCTCTTCCTTGACGAGCCCACTATCGGCCTGGACCCCCAGAGCCGGGACCACATCTGGTCCTACATCCGGGAGCTCATTAAAAAAGAGAACATCACCATCATTCTAACCACGCACTACATGGAGGAGGCGGATAAGCTCTGCGGCCGCATCGCCATCGTGGACCACGGCAAGATCGTCGCGCTCGACACGCCCAAAAAGCTGAAGGAAGAGCTTGGAGGCGAGACCATTACCCTGAAGACCAGGAATAATGTGCTGTTCCTGGAGAAAGTGAAGGAGGCGGGCATCGCAAGGAGCGCCGTCATCGCGGGCGAGGAAGTAAAGCTTACCGTGGAGAACGCTCACACGCTCCTTCCCCGGGTCATCAACATCGCGGCGGAACACAAGGTCTACATCGAGAGCATCTCCGTCCAGGAGCCCCAGCTCGACGACGTGTTCCTGCACTACACGGGCCGGGCCCTGAGGGACAGTAAGGGCAAAGAGATGTCGGCCATGATGCGCATGAGGAGGCGGCCATGA
- a CDS encoding 4Fe-4S dicluster domain-containing protein, with protein sequence MSIVGKLKAFGDLALNFFRKPVTVDESYGFTAENFRWLPRRNADLCTGCGACNERCSSGATSLTDADGERTVSIDGLRCIFCGRCADVCPERALELTLEPKKEGETDTGRVSLSHGSEEPRPTVDTKLKLQKCRICGEYMPVTEKYVAVVRDRTLKNLKPETAAIVEKDMEKYLTVCVNCRRKYSIEWDTHPRKFI encoded by the coding sequence ATGAGCATCGTCGGAAAGCTGAAGGCCTTTGGCGACCTGGCCCTGAACTTCTTCCGGAAGCCCGTCACGGTCGACGAGAGCTACGGCTTTACTGCCGAGAACTTCCGCTGGCTGCCCAGGCGGAACGCGGACCTGTGCACCGGATGCGGCGCCTGTAACGAGCGCTGCTCCAGCGGCGCCACGAGCCTCACCGACGCGGACGGCGAGCGGACCGTATCCATCGACGGCCTAAGATGTATTTTCTGCGGCCGCTGCGCCGACGTATGCCCGGAGAGGGCGCTTGAGCTTACCCTTGAGCCTAAGAAGGAGGGCGAGACCGACACCGGGAGAGTCAGCCTGTCTCACGGCTCGGAGGAGCCCAGGCCCACGGTCGATACGAAGCTGAAGCTCCAGAAGTGCCGCATCTGCGGCGAGTACATGCCCGTCACCGAAAAGTATGTGGCCGTCGTCCGGGATAGGACCCTGAAAAACCTGAAGCCGGAGACCGCCGCCATCGTGGAGAAGGACATGGAAAAATACTTGACCGTGTGCGTTAACTGCCGGCGGAAGTACAGCATCGAGTGGGACACCCACCCGAGGAAGTTCATATGA
- a CDS encoding respiratory chain complex I subunit 1 family protein, whose product MINLAWLNPLIAFAVGIVLAFNLRKIFARVQSRRGPLLWMPGAWQDINRSKVLQPLYDIIKLFSKQTIIPHTATTLFTWGPVLALICALSVTMFVPVAGNAFDYSFSLVVIFYLLIFVTLFIIVGGISSASLFAAMGGVREVELMLANEIPFILGTFALAITYNTLSIRDMMGFNILVNPLAAVAVFIAILVKLHVKPFDIPEADSEIVGGLTTEYSGKLLGTLEVVKLIMLFTLSAFFVDLFLWVPSTGLLSWVIFAAGILLVGAAIGFTNALFARFRIDQATKWLFRVSTLISLLAVGWAVLGAYII is encoded by the coding sequence GTGATCAACCTGGCCTGGCTCAACCCGCTCATCGCGTTCGCCGTGGGCATCGTGCTGGCGTTCAACCTCCGCAAGATATTCGCCCGCGTCCAGTCCCGCCGGGGCCCCCTGCTGTGGATGCCCGGCGCATGGCAGGACATTAACCGCTCCAAGGTGCTGCAGCCTTTATACGACATCATCAAATTATTCTCTAAGCAGACCATCATCCCCCATACGGCCACCACGCTCTTCACATGGGGCCCGGTACTGGCGCTAATTTGCGCGCTCTCGGTCACCATGTTCGTCCCGGTGGCGGGGAACGCCTTCGACTACAGCTTCAGCCTCGTCGTCATATTTTACCTGTTAATATTCGTCACGCTCTTCATCATCGTGGGCGGGATCTCGAGCGCCTCGCTCTTCGCGGCCATGGGCGGCGTGAGAGAGGTGGAGCTGATGCTGGCCAACGAGATACCCTTCATCCTTGGAACCTTCGCCCTGGCCATCACGTACAATACGCTGTCCATCCGGGATATGATGGGGTTCAACATCCTGGTGAACCCGCTGGCGGCAGTGGCCGTGTTCATCGCGATCCTGGTGAAGCTGCACGTCAAGCCGTTCGACATCCCCGAGGCGGACTCGGAGATCGTCGGCGGGCTGACCACCGAGTACAGCGGCAAGCTGCTCGGCACCCTGGAGGTCGTCAAGCTCATCATGCTGTTCACGCTCTCGGCGTTCTTCGTCGACCTATTCCTGTGGGTGCCCTCGACCGGGCTGCTGTCATGGGTCATATTCGCCGCCGGCATCCTGCTGGTGGGAGCGGCCATCGGGTTCACGAACGCGCTGTTCGCCCGCTTCAGGATCGACCAGGCCACGAAGTGGCTCTTCCGGGTGTCGACGCTCATATCGCTGCTGGCCGTGGGATGGGCCGTTTTGGGGGCGTATATCATATGA
- a CDS encoding NADH-quinone oxidoreductase subunit B family protein, translated as MSSPIKKSPWIYHAHAGGCVGCDIELLACMGPRYDLERLGIKWVASPRYADILLVTGPVPLHTKPFLERVYAQTPEPKRVIAMGACGTSCGVFIDDENYSIAGPVEKIIPVDVKIPGCPPKPEAIIDGILKVMRKF; from the coding sequence ATGAGCAGCCCCATTAAAAAGTCACCCTGGATCTACCACGCGCACGCCGGCGGCTGCGTCGGCTGCGACATCGAGCTACTGGCGTGCATGGGCCCTCGCTACGACCTGGAGAGGCTCGGCATCAAGTGGGTAGCCTCGCCCAGGTACGCCGACATCCTGCTCGTCACGGGCCCCGTCCCGCTGCACACGAAGCCCTTCCTCGAGCGCGTCTACGCCCAGACCCCGGAGCCCAAGAGGGTCATCGCCATGGGCGCCTGCGGCACCTCGTGCGGAGTCTTCATCGACGACGAGAACTACTCCATCGCCGGGCCCGTCGAGAAGATCATCCCCGTGGACGTGAAGATACCCGGCTGCCCCCCGAAGCCCGAGGCCATCATCGATGGTATATTGAAAGTCATGAGAAAATTCTAA
- a CDS encoding 50S ribosomal protein L15e, translating to MAKSMYHYIGEAWKRPDKSYVGKLFWDRLQVWRREPAVVRLERPTRLDRARECGYKAKQGIIVVRSHVRRGGSRKSRYVRGRKSKHMGLRTLTRRKSIQRIAEERASKKFRNMEVMNSYWVGEDGRYKWYEVVLIDPHHPSVLADKDLKWIAGSSHRGRAERGLTSAGVKGRGMRRKGMGTEKTRPSIGSHERRGK from the coding sequence ATGGCAAAGTCAATGTATCACTACATAGGCGAGGCGTGGAAACGCCCGGACAAGTCCTATGTGGGCAAGCTATTCTGGGACCGTTTACAGGTATGGCGCCGTGAGCCCGCCGTCGTGCGATTAGAAAGGCCGACCCGGCTCGACAGGGCACGCGAGTGCGGCTACAAGGCAAAGCAGGGCATCATCGTCGTCCGCTCCCACGTCAGGAGAGGCGGCAGCCGCAAGTCCAGGTACGTCAGGGGCCGCAAGTCCAAGCACATGGGCCTCAGGACGCTGACCAGGCGGAAGAGCATCCAGAGGATCGCCGAGGAAAGGGCGTCCAAGAAGTTCCGGAACATGGAAGTCATGAACTCCTACTGGGTAGGCGAGGACGGCCGCTACAAGTGGTATGAAGTCGTTCTCATAGACCCGCACCACCCGTCAGTGCTGGCCGACAAGGATCTCAAGTGGATCGCCGGCTCATCGCACCGCGGCAGGGCCGAGAGGGGCCTGACCAGCGCGGGCGTAAAGGGCAGAGGCATGCGCAGGAAGGGCATGGGTACCGAGAAGACCAGGCCTTCCATCGGCAGCCACGAGAGACGGGGTAAATGA
- the rnp3 gene encoding ribonuclease P protein component 3, producing MADDAFYDLSVHAYPEGGSTASRLALAARGLGYSGICVANHPEFFLEVSPIEGFEIIQGVEVVAKNANDLRRQVDRFRSRVKVLAVHGGDSAINRAACEDDRVDILLHPPDGKTSGINHILAKLAADKHIAIGFELVPIICSKGGSRVRMLSNYKTNLALAKKYGTPFVVVSGAMSHYDMRDVRAVVSLCRLFGMNDKDALKGMSYYPSQILKRRSPGYIMEGVELLP from the coding sequence ATGGCCGATGACGCTTTTTATGACCTTTCGGTCCATGCTTATCCCGAGGGAGGCAGCACGGCCTCCCGGCTGGCGCTGGCCGCCAGAGGCCTCGGCTATTCGGGCATCTGCGTGGCCAACCACCCCGAGTTTTTCCTCGAAGTCAGCCCCATAGAGGGGTTTGAGATCATCCAGGGCGTTGAAGTGGTCGCGAAGAACGCTAATGACCTGCGAAGGCAGGTCGACAGGTTCCGGAGCCGGGTGAAAGTCCTTGCAGTTCACGGCGGAGACTCCGCCATCAACAGGGCCGCATGCGAGGACGACCGCGTGGACATCCTGCTCCACCCTCCCGACGGCAAGACCAGCGGCATCAACCACATTTTAGCGAAGCTGGCGGCCGACAAGCACATCGCCATCGGCTTCGAGCTGGTGCCCATCATCTGCAGCAAGGGCGGCTCCCGCGTGAGGATGCTGTCCAACTATAAGACGAACCTGGCGCTGGCGAAAAAGTACGGTACGCCCTTCGTCGTGGTGTCCGGGGCCATGTCGCACTACGATATGCGCGACGTGCGCGCGGTCGTATCGCTGTGCCGGCTTTTTGGCATGAACGATAAGGATGCGCTAAAAGGCATGTCATACTATCCTTCGCAGATATTGAAAAGGCGCTCGCCAGGATACATAATGGAAGGCGTAGAACTCCTTCCCTGA
- the rrp42 gene encoding exosome complex protein Rrp42, translated as MSEDVIAEIKKDYIYSLASQGDRADGRKFDEFRPVTIKVGVIGKAEGSSDVMIGDSRVVVGVKIQPGEPFMDTPDKGVIITNLELVPLASPTFETGPPREDAIELARVVDRGVRESEAIDLSKLCIESGQKVWMVFIDVHVLDHDGNLMDAASMGAIAALMSAKIPNAKFGLGEDAKLPLEDVPVGVTAVKIGSSIILDPSLDEENVASCKLTVITNKEGALAGMQKSGVGTLTPDEVKYIVHIAKEKANVLRQKLEEI; from the coding sequence ATGAGTGAGGACGTCATCGCAGAGATCAAGAAGGATTACATTTATAGCCTGGCAAGCCAGGGCGACCGGGCCGACGGCCGAAAGTTCGACGAGTTCCGGCCGGTGACCATTAAGGTCGGCGTCATAGGCAAGGCTGAAGGCTCGTCCGACGTGATGATCGGGGACTCCCGGGTTGTCGTCGGCGTGAAGATCCAGCCCGGAGAGCCGTTCATGGACACGCCCGACAAGGGCGTCATCATCACGAACCTCGAGCTCGTGCCCCTTGCTTCGCCAACGTTCGAGACGGGGCCCCCGAGGGAAGATGCCATCGAGCTGGCCCGCGTCGTAGACCGCGGCGTCAGGGAATCCGAAGCGATAGATTTATCTAAGTTGTGCATTGAAAGTGGTCAGAAAGTCTGGATGGTCTTCATCGACGTCCACGTCCTGGACCACGACGGCAACCTGATGGACGCAGCCTCGATGGGCGCGATCGCAGCCCTGATGAGCGCGAAGATCCCGAACGCAAAGTTCGGCCTCGGCGAAGACGCGAAACTCCCGCTCGAGGACGTCCCCGTTGGCGTCACTGCCGTAAAGATCGGCAGCTCTATCATCCTGGACCCGAGCCTGGACGAGGAGAACGTGGCGTCGTGCAAGCTGACCGTTATCACTAACAAAGAGGGCGCGCTGGCCGGGATGCAGAAGAGCGGCGTAGGCACGCTTACTCCCGACGAAGTAAAATATATCGTGCATATCGCAAAAGAGAAGGCGAACGTGCTCAGACAAAAACTGGAGGAAATCTAA
- a CDS encoding ribosome assembly factor SBDS: protein MVTLDKAVVAKLKTHGEHFEILVDPDRAYDLKKGAPVRMEDVLAVEDVFENASRGDRVPEEDLIKAFGTTNVQEIARKIITEGEINLTADQRHRMLEEKRRQVVSFISRNAINPQTMAPHPPARIERAMEEGGVHIDLSKSVEENVNVAMKAIRPIIPIRFEEVKVAVKVPANYAARAFGEIAAFGKMVRDEWQNDGSWIGVVQIPAGMQPEFYDLVNKLSKGEAETKLLR from the coding sequence ATGGTGACGCTCGATAAGGCCGTAGTCGCGAAGCTCAAGACGCACGGCGAGCATTTTGAGATACTTGTCGACCCGGACAGGGCTTACGATCTTAAGAAGGGCGCTCCCGTCAGGATGGAGGACGTGCTCGCGGTAGAGGATGTTTTCGAGAACGCCTCCAGAGGGGACCGCGTCCCCGAGGAGGACCTGATAAAGGCCTTCGGCACGACCAACGTGCAGGAGATCGCCAGGAAAATAATTACCGAGGGCGAGATCAACCTCACGGCGGATCAGCGGCACCGTATGCTGGAAGAAAAAAGGCGCCAGGTGGTCAGTTTCATATCGAGGAACGCCATCAACCCGCAGACCATGGCGCCCCATCCGCCGGCCCGCATCGAGAGGGCCATGGAGGAGGGCGGCGTTCACATCGACCTGTCGAAGTCGGTCGAGGAGAACGTCAACGTGGCCATGAAGGCCATCCGGCCCATCATCCCGATCCGCTTCGAGGAAGTCAAGGTCGCCGTGAAGGTGCCCGCGAACTACGCGGCCCGCGCCTTCGGCGAGATCGCGGCGTTCGGCAAGATGGTGAGAGATGAGTGGCAGAACGACGGCTCATGGATAGGCGTCGTGCAGATACCAGCCGGCATGCAGCCGGAGTTCTACGACCTCGTCAATAAGCTTTCGAAGGGCGAGGCGGAGACTAAACTATTGCGATAA
- a CDS encoding ABC transporter permease: protein MSELRGIYTLWKREVIRLLREKSRLVSSVVTPILWLVIFGTGLGMSVGAQTGYKYQEFLFPGIIGQTLLFTAMFMGISVIWDKQFGFMKEILVAPVSRLSIFIGKMLGVGTNSLLQGIIVYALGFFIGIPITLTMTLEVIPLMILVTIGLVCIGLIIASVLDSLENFGVIMTFVNMPMFFLSGALFPVATLPGWLKWVFYINPLTYGVDALRAVTMGGAWQTILPFWQTIAVIALFDVVMVIVGSYAFTRTK from the coding sequence ATGAGCGAGCTTAGGGGCATCTACACGCTCTGGAAGAGGGAGGTGATCAGGCTCCTCCGGGAGAAGTCCCGGCTGGTAAGCTCGGTGGTCACCCCCATCCTGTGGCTGGTCATCTTCGGCACTGGACTGGGCATGTCCGTGGGGGCTCAGACGGGATACAAGTACCAGGAGTTCCTCTTCCCGGGGATCATCGGCCAGACGCTGCTGTTCACGGCGATGTTCATGGGGATCTCCGTGATATGGGACAAGCAGTTCGGGTTCATGAAGGAGATCTTAGTCGCGCCCGTGTCGAGACTTTCTATTTTCATCGGCAAGATGCTGGGCGTGGGCACCAACTCCCTGCTGCAGGGCATCATCGTCTACGCCCTCGGGTTCTTCATCGGCATCCCCATCACCCTGACCATGACCCTCGAGGTCATCCCCCTGATGATCCTGGTCACCATCGGGCTGGTGTGCATCGGCCTCATTATCGCGAGCGTGCTGGACAGCCTGGAGAACTTCGGGGTGATCATGACGTTCGTCAACATGCCCATGTTCTTCCTGAGCGGGGCCCTTTTCCCCGTAGCAACGCTCCCGGGCTGGCTGAAGTGGGTCTTCTACATCAACCCGCTGACCTACGGCGTGGACGCGCTCCGGGCCGTCACAATGGGCGGCGCCTGGCAGACCATACTGCCGTTCTGGCAGACCATCGCGGTCATTGCGCTCTTCGACGTGGTCATGGTCATCGTAGGGAGTTACGCCTTCACGAGGACGAAGTAG
- a CDS encoding Rpp14/Pop5 family protein: MKILPSSLREKKRYIAFEVACESEPVDRKALLDEIFFATQTLVGDTGNSEIGYRLIDFNGSRGIMRVNLNAVESARAAMSTVCAIKGNRAAIRILGVAGTIRAAIEKYMPLKNISATNILSKPISNMSGTVVRERGEEFEMVPDDKEVLKRANAHYVSLTSFDLRSLKE, encoded by the coding sequence ATGAAAATCCTGCCCTCGTCCCTGCGTGAGAAGAAGCGGTACATCGCCTTCGAGGTCGCCTGCGAGAGCGAGCCCGTCGACCGTAAGGCTTTACTTGACGAGATATTCTTCGCCACCCAGACGCTCGTGGGCGACACTGGAAACAGCGAGATAGGTTACAGGCTCATCGACTTCAACGGCTCGCGGGGCATCATGAGAGTGAACCTGAATGCCGTGGAGAGCGCCAGGGCGGCAATGTCCACCGTATGCGCCATAAAGGGTAACAGGGCGGCCATCAGGATACTCGGCGTGGCGGGCACCATCCGGGCAGCAATAGAAAAATATATGCCCTTGAAAAATATATCTGCCACTAATATCCTTTCTAAGCCGATTAGCAACATGTCCGGAACGGTCGTGAGGGAGAGAGGAGAGGAATTTGAAATGGTTCCGGACGATAAAGAGGTACTAAAACGGGCTAACGCACACTATGTAAGCCTTACCTCTTTTGATTTAAGGTCATTAAAGGAGTGA
- the rrp41 gene encoding exosome complex exonuclease Rrp41 — protein MTKPEKLMIDGKRLDGRGPNELRPIKFKAGVLKRADGSCYLEFGGNKVMAAVYGPREVHPRHLQNASRAIVRYRYNMAAFSVEERKRPGPDRRSIEISKVSREALESVVLEELYPRSAVDIFVEILQADAGTRVAGINAASVALADAGIPMRCLVSACSVGKIDGEVVLDLNKDEDNYGQADLPVAVNQFGEVTLCQMDGHLTEEEFGKALDMAVDGCKKLHEMQKQALVEKYGTMVAQPAEEEAKANGGVANE, from the coding sequence ATGACCAAGCCAGAAAAATTAATGATCGATGGGAAGCGGCTGGACGGAAGAGGACCAAACGAATTGCGCCCCATCAAGTTCAAGGCCGGCGTCCTGAAGAGGGCGGACGGCTCATGCTATTTGGAGTTCGGCGGCAACAAGGTGATGGCTGCCGTGTACGGCCCCAGGGAAGTACACCCGAGACACTTACAGAACGCCTCGAGGGCGATCGTGCGGTACAGGTACAACATGGCCGCCTTCTCCGTCGAGGAGCGCAAGAGGCCCGGCCCGGACAGGCGGAGCATCGAGATCTCCAAGGTCAGCCGTGAGGCGCTCGAGTCCGTCGTCCTGGAAGAATTATACCCCAGATCGGCGGTCGACATCTTCGTCGAGATCCTGCAGGCGGATGCGGGCACCCGGGTCGCGGGCATCAACGCCGCATCGGTCGCGCTGGCGGATGCCGGCATACCCATGCGGTGCCTGGTATCGGCCTGCTCGGTCGGCAAGATCGACGGCGAGGTCGTGCTCGACCTGAACAAGGATGAGGACAACTACGGCCAGGCAGACCTGCCCGTTGCGGTCAACCAGTTCGGCGAGGTCACGCTCTGCCAGATGGACGGCCACCTGACCGAGGAAGAGTTCGGCAAGGCACTGGACATGGCCGTAGATGGATGCAAGAAGCTCCACGAGATGCAGAAGCAGGCCCTGGTGGAGAAGTACGGCACCATGGTCGCGCAGCCCGCGGAAGAAGAGGCTAAGGCGAACGGAGGCGTTGCCAATGAGTGA
- a CDS encoding RNA-binding domain-containing protein has translation MIHYILFRTQSHVTEDVARVRQALANVLPPETPIEEEETKGYFDNPITILRARLEKKAARQYLDLITSKLPGSDLKELIKEVPERVTGDCDFFFKLSKQDAYLGDIRTSYAEDSIAIRARVEAYPAKKELCLKKLGEYFNGR, from the coding sequence ATGATCCATTATATCCTTTTTAGGACACAATCACACGTAACTGAGGACGTCGCGCGGGTCAGGCAGGCCCTCGCGAACGTTCTTCCCCCCGAAACTCCCATTGAGGAAGAAGAGACAAAAGGCTATTTTGATAATCCCATCACCATTCTCCGCGCGCGTCTTGAAAAGAAGGCGGCCCGGCAGTATCTTGACCTTATAACTTCTAAGCTTCCGGGATCAGACTTAAAGGAGCTCATCAAGGAAGTGCCCGAGCGCGTCACCGGGGACTGCGATTTCTTCTTTAAGCTCTCCAAGCAGGACGCGTACCTGGGCGACATCCGGACCTCGTATGCCGAGGACTCCATCGCTATCCGGGCCAGGGTAGAGGCGTACCCGGCCAAAAAGGAGCTCTGCCTGAAGAAGCTCGGGGAGTACTTCAATGGCCGATGA
- the rrp4 gene encoding exosome complex RNA-binding protein Rrp4, whose translation MEREIVVPGDMLGEDPKLAGIGTYVQDGRVYSANYGLVDRRTNIKVIPLSGRYIPARGDLVIGKIVDMTFSNWFADINSPYEGMLHISEFPERVDPANMGKYLHIGELIIARVEDVDPTMKVELTMRDEHLRILKQGRVIDISHVKIPRVIGRNGSMISMLKKDLNVSIFVGQNGRIWMKGDDKYVDLAIRTVFKIEREAHTSGLTDKIKEYISTELEQLRNTT comes from the coding sequence ATGGAGAGGGAAATCGTTGTCCCGGGCGACATGCTCGGGGAGGATCCGAAGCTTGCCGGGATCGGGACCTACGTGCAGGACGGAAGAGTATATTCCGCCAACTACGGCCTCGTGGACAGGCGGACGAACATCAAGGTCATACCGCTTTCCGGACGGTACATACCCGCCCGGGGCGACCTCGTCATAGGCAAGATCGTCGACATGACGTTCTCGAACTGGTTCGCGGACATCAACTCGCCCTACGAGGGGATGCTTCACATCTCCGAGTTCCCGGAGCGCGTGGACCCCGCGAACATGGGCAAGTACCTTCACATCGGCGAATTGATCATCGCCCGCGTGGAGGATGTCGACCCTACAATGAAGGTCGAGCTTACGATGAGAGACGAGCACTTACGCATACTGAAGCAGGGAAGGGTCATCGACATATCGCACGTCAAGATCCCCCGCGTCATCGGGCGTAACGGCTCCATGATCAGCATGCTCAAGAAGGACCTGAACGTGAGTATCTTCGTCGGACAGAACGGAAGAATTTGGATGAAAGGCGACGACAAGTACGTAGACCTGGCCATACGCACGGTCTTCAAGATCGAGCGCGAGGCGCACACGTCAGGGCTTACTGATAAGATCAAAGAGTACATCAGCACAGAGCTGGAACAGTTGAGGAATACGACATGA